Sequence from the Streptomyces mobaraensis NBRC 13819 = DSM 40847 genome:
CACTGGGGCGCGCTGCGCGAGGTCGTGGACGCCACCGGTGCCCGCACCTACGCGGGGCGGTACGACGCCGAGGGCATCCCGGTGCCCACGGACATGCCCGTCGAAGACGGCGACGAGATCCGGGTGGGCCGGGTGCCCCTCACCGCCGTCCACCTGGTCGGCCACACGCCGGGCAGCATCGCGCTGGTCTACGACGACCCGCACGGCCACCCGCACGTCTTCACCGGCGACTGCCTGTTCCCGGGCGGCGTCGGCAACACGCACGACGACCCCACCGCGTTCGCCAGCCTGATCGGCGATGTGGAGACCAAGCTCTTCGGGCGGCTTCCGGACGAGACCTGGGTCTATCCCGGACACGGCGCGGACACCACCCTCGGCGCCGAGCGGCCGCACCTCGCGGAGTGGCGCGAGCGCGGCTGGTGAGACGGATGTGACGGCGGCGCCGGGCTCTCCGGCGTTCCGCCGGGGGGGCGCACGTCCGCCGTGAGGCGCCGGGGGGCGCGCGTCCATCGCAGGACAACCGGAAGCGGAGGTTCCTTCGCGCCCCCGGAAACGCGTCCGCGCGCCCCGTGTCCCGTACCGGCACGGGAAGTTGGACGGTACATGCACCGTGACGGCTCCCCCACCGGTTCTGCCGGCCCCACCGGTCCTGCCGGCCCCACCGGTCTCCCCGCCATGCTCCGCCTGGCAACGGCCTCCCTCGTCGGGACGGCCATCGAGTTCTACGACTTCTTCGCCTACGGCACCGCGGCCGCGCTGGTGCTCGGGCCGCTCTTCTTCCCCACCGCCTCGCCCCTGATGGGCACCCTGGCGGCGTTCGGCACCTTCGGAGTGGGCTTCATCGCCCGCCCGCTGGGGTCCGTGCTCTTCGGGCACGTGGGCGACCGGTACGGCAGGCGTCCCGTCCTCGTCGTCTCCCTGCTGCTGACCGGCGTCGCCACCGTCGCCGTCGGGCTGGTGCCCCCGTACGCCGCGATCGGCGCCGCCGCCCCGCTGCTCCTCCTCGTCCTGCGCTTCCTCCAGGGGCTGGGCCTCGGCGGCGAGTGGGGCGGTGCCGTACTGCTCACCACCGAACACGCCCCCGCGCACCGCCGCGCGCTGTGGTCGTGCTTCCCCCAACTCGGCCCTCCCCTGGGCTTCCTGCTCGCCAACGGCATCACCCTCGGCCTCTCCGTCGGCCTCACCGACGCGCAGTTCCGCTCCTGGGGCTGGCGGGTGCCGTTCTGGGTGGCGGGCGTGCTCGCGGTCGGCGGCATGCTGCTCCGCAACCGGATCAGCGAGTCCCCCGAGTTCCACGCGCTCGCTCCCGGGCAGCGGGCCCCACTGCCGATCGCCGAGGTGGCACGCGACCACTGGCGGCTCGTCCTGCTCTCCGCCGGCGGGCTGGCCATGGGCTACGCGGTCTACTACACGGTCACCACCTGGGCCCTCGCCTACGGCACCGAACAGCTCGGCGTCGACCGCACCGTCATGCTGGTCTGCGTCATGGTGGCGGTCGTCGCCTCGGGCGTCGTCACCCCGCCGCTCGCCCTCCTCGGCGACCGCGTCGGACGCCGCCCGCTGTGCCTGGCCGGCTGCGTGGCCGTCGTCCTGTGGATGTTCCCGATGGTCGCCCTGCTGCACACCGGGAACCCCGTGCTGATGACGGTGGGCTTCGTGGTGGCGATGCTGGCCTTCATGATCGCGTTCGCCGTGGTCGGCGCGTACCTGCTGGAACTCTACGCGCCCCGGGTGCGCTGCACGGGCGCCACCGTCGGCTACAACCTCGCGGGCATCCTGGGCGGCGCCGTCACCCCGCTGGTCGCCACGGCGGTCACCCGGGGGGACCGGCCGCCCTGGGGAGTGGCCGTCTACCTGGTCGCCGTCGCGCTGCTCAGCCTGGTCTGCTTCGCCCTGCTGCCGGAGACCCGGCCCGCGTCCACGGAGGAGACCCGGCCCGCGGCCCCGGAGGTGCCGGACGCCCCGCCGGGGGTCACGCCGAGCGCCGCGCCCGAGGCGACACCGGTCACCGCCCCGCGGATCGGGCTCCCGGGCCCGCGGAACGGCGCGAGCACCTGGGAACGCGTCGGCTCAGACGTCCGCGTGGACGTCAGCGCCCTCCCGGCTCCCCTCGGCGCCGGCCCGCTCGGCCTTGGCCGAGGCACGCAGGCTGGTGACCGTGGTGACGGCGAGCACCGCGCAGATGACGCCCAGCGAGACCGGAATGCTGATCTCCGGCACCGGCACCCCACTCTCGTGGAGGGCGTGCAGCACCAGCTTGACGCCGATGAAGCCGAGGATCACCGACAGCCCGTACGAGAGGTGGACCAGCTTCCGCAGCAGGCCGCCTATCAGGAAGTACAGCTGGCGCAGACCCATGAGGGCGAAGGCGTTGGCCGTGAAGACGATGTACGCGTCCTGGGTGAGGCCGAAGATCGCCGGGATTGAGTCCAGGGCGAAGAGGACGTCGGTGGTGCCGATCGCCAGCATGACGATCAGCATCGGCGTCATCAGGCGCCGTCCCCCCTCCACGACGAAGAGCTTGGTGCCGTGGTACCGGTCCGTGGAGGGGAAGCGGCGTTCGACCGCCTTCAGGAAGCGGTTCTCCTCGAACTCTTCCTCCTCCTCGTCCCCGCGGGCCTCCTGGATGAGCTTCCAGGCGGTCCAGACGAGGAACGCCCCGAAGATGTAGAAGACCCAGGAGAAGTTGGCGATGATCGCCGCGCCGGCGCCGATGAACACGGCCCGCAGGACGAGGGCTATGAGCACGCCCACCATCAGCACCCGTTGCTGGTAGGCGGCGGGCACCGCGAACTTGCCCATGATCAGGACGAAGACGAAGAGGTTGTCGACGCTCAGCGACTTCTCGGTGATGTAGCCGGCGAAGAACTCGCCCGCCGGCTGTCCGCCGCCGAGGAACAGCAGGCCCAGACCGAACAGTCCCGCGAGGACCACCCAGACGACCGTCCAGGTACCGGCCTCTCTGAGGGTGACCTCGTGCGGCTTCCGGCCGCCGATGAAGAAGTCGGCGGCGATCAGGGCGCAGAGACCGGCGACGGTCACCAGCCACAGCGTCAGGGAGACGTCCACGGGACCTCCGGCATCTCGTACGGCAACTTCCAGCGTCGTCGCTGCCGGAGGCTCCTTCCACTCGCCGGTTCACCCGGCACCCCGGGTGCCGGCCGACGCCCGGGGTCGCCTCCGCATCACCAACGGTACAGGAAGCACCAAGAAAGAGTAAAGAGAATCCCAAGTGGCCGCCAAGGCGGGACCGGTCAGAGTCCGTAGGCCCGCCTCGCCTGCCCCACCTGCCACAGCACTTGCCGCACCACATCACTGCCGGCCGGAGCCAGCGACGGCTCGTACGTCCAGGCGTGCCGCACCCACGGATCGGCCAGGTGGTCGTCGGGCACCGGGGTGATCCGCAGCAGCGAGCGCCACAGCGGATCGAGGACGGGGCCGAAGCCGCGGGAGTCCTCCCGGTCGGCCACCATCATCAGGTGCACGCCCACGGCGGGACCCTCGTCCGCGAGGTAGCGGAGCTGGGTGACCGCGCGGTCGTCGAAGCCGTGCGGGAAGTCGTTGACGATCAGCAGCTGCTCGGCGGTGTCCAGGTCGGGCGGCAGCGCGTCGGCGGCTCCGCTGCGGACCGCCATCTGCACCAGGTCGACGCGCCGGGTGAGCTCGGTCAGGACGGCGGCGACCCCTTGGGCCCCGGCCACCGGGGGCCGCACCAGCACCCCGTGCTCGACGAGCGGCGCCAGGGCGGCCGAGGCCGATCCGGCCGGGTCGAGGACGTGCACGGCGAACTCGCCGACGGGATGCACCGCCAGCAGCCGCGCGGCGTGCGCCACGGCGCAGTCCATGGCCAGTCGGCGCAGCTCGGCGGGGTCGGCCATGTCCGTGCCGGAGCCGGTGGCGCGGCCGCAGTCGACCCACAGGCCGCGCTGGAGCGGCAGCCGGACCAGCATGGGGATGCGCAGGCCCCGCCGCTCCGGCAGGTGCAGATCGCCCAGTCGCAGCGCCATCGGCGTCTCCAGGGGCGCCTGGTAGGCGTGCCAGACGGGGCTGTCCCAGCGGGCGAGGGCGGGCGGCAGCGCGTGCTCGACGACCTCGGCCTCGGCGGTGAGCTGGGCGAGATCGCGGTCGAGCACGGCACGGGCCTGCTCGACGAGCCCGCCGTGCTTGGCGCGTGCCGCCTCACGGGCCGCGTCGGCGGCCGGACCGACCCGGGTGGCCGGGTCGGAGAGCACCCGGTCGAGCTCCTTCTCCAGCCGTGACTCGGCGAAGCCGACCGCGCTGCGGTACGCGGCGGTGCTCCGGGCCAGATCCTCGAACATCCCCCACACCTGGTTGTACAGGCGCTCCTCCATCGTCCAGCCGGCGGCGTCCCCGGCCACGGGCTCCGGTGGCGTCCCCGGCCGGGCGGCCGGGGTGGCGGGGGCGGGCTGCGGGGGCTCGGTGGCCCGGCGGCGCGGGTGCCGGTAGTCGACCGGACCGGCCGGGGACGGGGTCTCGGGCGCGGGGACGGCCTGCGGGGCGGCGGCCGGCGCCGCCTCCGGGACGGCCGGCTGGGCGGGCCAGTCCACCGCCGTCCCGGCGTGCCGGCAGCCGCTCCCGGCGTGCCGCGCCGAGGGCTGCGACGCGGAGAGCACCGTGGCGCTCCCGGCCGCCTCCGCCTCGACGCCCGCGGCGAGTTCGGCGGCACGGTCCACCCCGAGGTCGCGGAAGAGCTCGGCGAGACCGCCCGCGTAGCCCTGGCCGACGGCCCGGACGCGCCAGGCACCCTGCCGGCGGTAGAGCTCCAGGGCCACCAGGGCGGTCTCGGCGTCCAGTTCGGTGACGGTGAAGCTGGCGATGTCGTCGCCGCCGGCTTCGGCCAGGGCGACGAACGGCGCGGCCGTCGCCCCGAACCGTGCCGGGCCCCGGCCGCCGGGCGGCAGGGCGAGGAGTACGTGCACGCGGTGCACCGAGTCGGGCAGGGCGTCCAGTTCGACGGAGAGCCGCTGCGCCGCGGCGACACCGGCCGGCACCTCCACACCCGGCAGCCGCGGGGAGCCGGGTGTGGAGGTGCCGACCCGTCCGGCGTCCGGAACCCTGCCGTCCGCGCCGCCGAGCGCGGCCCCCACCACCACCGGATCCCCCGCCGAGACCCGGATCTCCAACCGGCTCCCGGTCAGCGGGTGGTTCTGCCCCCGTACCAGCTCGGCCGTCATCGCCCTGCTCCCCCTCCTCTGGTGTGCTGTGCGCCGCCGCGGCCCGGTGGCACCACGCCACCGGGCCGTTCCGTACTGTCCGTGCTCCGTGTCCGCCCCGTCGGACCCGCCCCCGGCGGGGGCTACAGGATGGTCGCGATCACCGGGTAGAGGTCGTGGATCGTGCGGCCGTTGGACGGGGTGCCGATGGCCGTCATCTGCCAGCCGCCGCCCACGCGGTGGACCTTCGCCATGATCTGCGCGGTGTACGGGCCGCCGCCGTCGAGCGTGTAGCGGGCCAGCTCCTGGCCGGTGTTGTCGTCGACCAGCCGGCAGTGGGCGCTGGTGATCTCGGAGAAGGTCTGCCCGCTGAAGGAGTTCACCGCGAAGACGATCTGGTCGACGTGGACGGGCACCCGGTCGAGGTCGACCAGGATCGTCTCGTCGTCGCCGCCGGTGCCGGCGCCGCCGACCAGGTTGTCACCGGTGTGCCGCACCGAACCGTCGTGGCTCACCAGGTGGTTGAACCAGACGTCGTCGATGTGCTGGCCGTCGGCGAACATGCTCGCGGAGGCGTCGAGGTCGATCTCCTTGGTGCGCGACCTGAACAGTCCCCGGCGCGGGGCCGACTTCCAGCCCAGCCCCATCCGCACCGCGGTCAGGCTTCCCCCGCCGGCCTTCTGCAGGCTGATGCCCTGACCCTTGGACAAGTTGACTGTCACGCGCGGTCCCTTCTCATTCGTCGTTCGGTCACCGTCGTACGGCGTCGTACGGTGTTTCCCCCCGGAACGCCGCGCGCGTGCGCGGCGCATGGGAACGACCCTATGCACTCCCGCTCTCGCCTGCTTCACCCAGGGCGGTTTGTGGCGGTCTTGCAACATCTCCGCCGGGCCCATTCCGGAACAAAGGGATAAAGGGCCGGACAGCGGAACCATGGCTTCCGCCCGACGGCCCGGCGGTGCGCTCCGCCGGGCCGTCGGGCGGACGCGCCGTCAGGCGACCCCCGCCTCCTTCATCTGCCGCAGCTCCTTCTTCAGCTCGCCCACCTCGTCGCGCAGCCGCGCGGCGACCTCGAACTGGAGCTCCGCCGCGGCGGCCCGCATGCGGTCCGTCATGTCCTCGATCAGCTGGGCGAGTTCCGCCGCCGGCCGATCGGTCGCGACGGCCGCCTTCGCCTTGCCCTTCTTGCCGCCGCCCGCGGCCGTCGGGACGGGAGCCTTCCCCTTCTTCTCGCCGCCCTTGCCCTCCGCCGGCTTCCGGTAGCCCGTGCCCAGCAGCTCCTGGGTGTCGATCTCCTCGCGGACGATGGTGGCGACGATGTCACCGATCTTCTTCCGCAGCGGCTGCGGGTCGATGCCCCGCTCCTTGTTGTACGCGATCTGCTTGGCGCGGCGCCGGTTGGTCTCCTCGATGGCCTTCTCCATCGCCGGCGTGATCTTGTCGGCGTACATATGGACCTGGCCGGAGACGTTGCGCGCCGCGCGGCCGATGGTCTGGATCAGCGAGGTGCCGGAGCGCAGGAAGCCCTCCTTGTCGGCGTCGAGGATCGCCACCAGCGACACCTCGGGCAGGTCGAGGCCCTCGCGCAGCAGGTTGATGCCCACCAGGACGTCGTACTCGCCGGCCCGCAACTCGCGCAGCAGCTCGACACGGCGCAGGGTGTCGA
This genomic interval carries:
- a CDS encoding MBL fold metallo-hydrolase, translated to MAYTGAVKVGGPADVHELTDLIISKVAVGPMHNNAYLLRCRATDEQLLIDAAAEPHTLLGLIGDGGIASVVTTHRHGDHWGALREVVDATGARTYAGRYDAEGIPVPTDMPVEDGDEIRVGRVPLTAVHLVGHTPGSIALVYDDPHGHPHVFTGDCLFPGGVGNTHDDPTAFASLIGDVETKLFGRLPDETWVYPGHGADTTLGAERPHLAEWRERGW
- a CDS encoding TerC family protein; this encodes MDVSLTLWLVTVAGLCALIAADFFIGGRKPHEVTLREAGTWTVVWVVLAGLFGLGLLFLGGGQPAGEFFAGYITEKSLSVDNLFVFVLIMGKFAVPAAYQQRVLMVGVLIALVLRAVFIGAGAAIIANFSWVFYIFGAFLVWTAWKLIQEARGDEEEEEFEENRFLKAVERRFPSTDRYHGTKLFVVEGGRRLMTPMLIVMLAIGTTDVLFALDSIPAIFGLTQDAYIVFTANAFALMGLRQLYFLIGGLLRKLVHLSYGLSVILGFIGVKLVLHALHESGVPVPEISIPVSLGVICAVLAVTTVTSLRASAKAERAGAEGSREGADVHADV
- a CDS encoding TerD family protein codes for the protein MTAELVRGQNHPLTGSRLEIRVSAGDPVVVGAALGGADGRVPDAGRVGTSTPGSPRLPGVEVPAGVAAAQRLSVELDALPDSVHRVHVLLALPPGGRGPARFGATAAPFVALAEAGGDDIASFTVTELDAETALVALELYRRQGAWRVRAVGQGYAGGLAELFRDLGVDRAAELAAGVEAEAAGSATVLSASQPSARHAGSGCRHAGTAVDWPAQPAVPEAAPAAAPQAVPAPETPSPAGPVDYRHPRRRATEPPQPAPATPAARPGTPPEPVAGDAAGWTMEERLYNQVWGMFEDLARSTAAYRSAVGFAESRLEKELDRVLSDPATRVGPAADAAREAARAKHGGLVEQARAVLDRDLAQLTAEAEVVEHALPPALARWDSPVWHAYQAPLETPMALRLGDLHLPERRGLRIPMLVRLPLQRGLWVDCGRATGSGTDMADPAELRRLAMDCAVAHAARLLAVHPVGEFAVHVLDPAGSASAALAPLVEHGVLVRPPVAGAQGVAAVLTELTRRVDLVQMAVRSGAADALPPDLDTAEQLLIVNDFPHGFDDRAVTQLRYLADEGPAVGVHLMMVADREDSRGFGPVLDPLWRSLLRITPVPDDHLADPWVRHAWTYEPSLAPAGSDVVRQVLWQVGQARRAYGL
- a CDS encoding TerD family protein, producing the protein MTVNLSKGQGISLQKAGGGSLTAVRMGLGWKSAPRRGLFRSRTKEIDLDASASMFADGQHIDDVWFNHLVSHDGSVRHTGDNLVGGAGTGGDDETILVDLDRVPVHVDQIVFAVNSFSGQTFSEITSAHCRLVDDNTGQELARYTLDGGGPYTAQIMAKVHRVGGGWQMTAIGTPSNGRTIHDLYPVIATIL